In Rutidosis leptorrhynchoides isolate AG116_Rl617_1_P2 chromosome 2, CSIRO_AGI_Rlap_v1, whole genome shotgun sequence, one genomic interval encodes:
- the LOC139893175 gene encoding uncharacterized protein, producing MAPNSKVSLKLQIDRKGQKVLFAEAGKDFVDFLFSLLTLPIGTIMRLLDDKNTIGGLSNLYHSVSEFNNDYILQKDALLKPKTSPPLVSPKVPLPIEEWSGAPSEQPVTPTGSAIFYKCGTCNNDRLSSYQRSCDYCRGTMCTVVDNYVLKTVEKGFVKGLVTYMVTDNLGVSPMSTISSITLLNKFNVKDLSALEEKVVHIGMDEGLELLKYSLSSNTVLTDVFLREVAHS from the exons ATGGCTCCTAATTCCAAGGTAAGTCTGAAACTTCAGATCGATCGAAAAGGACAAAAAGTGTtgtttgctgaagctggtaaagatTTCGTCGACTTTTTATTTAGTCTCCTAACTTTACCAATTGGTACAATTATGAGACTCTTAGATGATAAAAACACAATAGGAGGATTATCTAATCTTTACCATAGCGTCTCAGAATTCAACAATGATTACATATTACAAAAAGATGCCCTGTTAAAACCTAAAACTTCACCTCCACTTGTATCTCCTAAAGTCCCTCTGCCCATTGAAGAATGGTCTGGTGCACCATCTGAACAGCCAGTTACCCCGACCGGGTCGGCCATTTTTTACAAATGTGGAACATGCAATAACGACCGTCTTTCTTCCTATCAGCGTTCTTGTGATTACTGTAGGGGTACTATGTGCACTGTAGTTGATAATTATGTTTTGAAGACAGTAGAAAAGGGGTTTGTGAAAGGATTGGTGACGTATATGGTGACAGATAACCTTGGTGTTAGTCCCATGTCTACTATCTCAAGTATCACTTTGCTTAATAAGTTTAATGTTAAGGATTTGAGTGCGTTAGAGGAGAAGGTTGTTCATATCGGCATGGATGAG GGCTTAGAACTGTTGAAGTATTCTCTGAGTTCCAACACAGTGCTCACAGATGTCTTCCTACGTGAAGTGGCGCACAGTTAA